The following proteins come from a genomic window of Suricata suricatta isolate VVHF042 chromosome 5, meerkat_22Aug2017_6uvM2_HiC, whole genome shotgun sequence:
- the P2RY12 gene encoding P2Y purinoceptor 12 yields MDNITSVAGNGSLCTRDYKITQVLFPLLYTVLFFVGLITNSLAMRIFFQIRSKSNFIIFLKNTVISDLLMILTFPFKILSDTKLGTGPLRTFVCQVTSVIFYFTMYISISFLGLITIDRYQKTTRPFKTSNPNNLLGAKILSVVIWAFMFLLSLPNMILTNRRPREKNVKKCSFFKSEFGLVWHEIVNYICQVIFWINFLIVIVCYTLITKELYRSYVRTRGVGKVPKKKVNIKVFIIIAVFFICFVPFHFARIPYTLSQTRDVFDCSAENTLFYVKESTLWLTSLNACLDPFIYFFLCKSFKNSLTSMLKCPISATSSSQAKRKKEQDPSEETPM; encoded by the coding sequence ATGGACAACATCACCTCTGTGGCTGGAAATGGCAGCCTGTGCACCAGAGATTACAAAATCACCCAGGTCCTCTTCCCGCTCCTCTATACCGTCCTGTTTTTTGTTGGACTCATCACAAACAGCCTGGCAATGAGGATTTTCTTTCAAATCCGCAGTAAatccaactttattatttttcttaagaacaCAGTCATTTCTGATCTTCTCATGATTCTGACTTTTCCATTCAAAATCCTCAGTGATACGAAGCTGGGAACAGGACCACTGAGAACCTTTGTATGCCAAGTAACCtctgtcatattttatttcacaatgtaCATTAGTATTTCATTCCTGGGACTGATAACTATTGATCGCTACCAGAAAACCACCCGGCCATTTAAGACATCCAACCCCAACAATCTCTTGGGGGCTAAGATCCTCTCTGTTGTAATCTGGGCATTCATGTTCTTACTCTCTTTGCCCAACATGATTCTGACCAACAGGAGGCcaagagaaaagaatgtaaagaaatGCTCGTTCTTCAAATCGGAGTTTGGTCTGGTCTGGCACGAAATAGTCAATTACATCTGTCAAGTCATTTTCTGGATTAATTTCTTAATTGTCATTGTATGTTACACCCTTATTACAAAAGAACTGTACAGGTCATATGTCAGAACAAGGGGCGTGGGCAAAGTCCCTAAGAAAAAGGTAAACATCAAAGTTTTCATTATCAttgctgtgttttttatttgttttgttcctttccaTTTTGCCCGCATTCCCTATACCCTGAGCCAGACGAGGGATGTCTTCGACTGCTCTGCTGAAAATACTCTGTTCTATGTTAAAGAGAGCACCCTTTGGTTAACTTCCTTAAATGCATGCCTGgatccattcatttactttttcctttgcaAGTCCTTCAAAAACTCCTTAACGAGCATGCTGAAGTGTCCCATTTCTGCAACATCTTCATctcaagcaaaaaggaaaaaagaacaggacCCAAGTGAAGAGACTCCAATGTAA
- the P2RY13 gene encoding LOW QUALITY PROTEIN: P2Y purinoceptor 13 (The sequence of the model RefSeq protein was modified relative to this genomic sequence to represent the inferred CDS: substituted 1 base at 1 genomic stop codon) produces MRKETQPKKAEQHLLHMLLMDXTDGCLNQKTVSAVSSQTKLTLDTMNSTVIKGINGSERCPRDTRIAQLVFPVIYTIIFFTGILLNTLALWVFTHIPSSSTFIVYLKNTVVADLIMTFMLPFKILSDSHLGPWQLRAFVCRFSAVIFYEAMYVGILLLGFIAFDRFLKIIRPFGKFFVQKPTFAKMISTFIWLFLFFISLPNIILSNREATPSTVKKCASLKGPMGLKWHQVVNYICQVIFWTVFVLMLLFYVVIAKKVYDSYRKARSKDSKHNTKLEGKVFVVVAVFFVCFAPFHFARVPYTQSQTNSKTDCRLQNQLYIAKETTLFLAAINICMDPIIYIFLCRKFTERLSCMRGRKITSSTQETRTIQTDNITLG; encoded by the exons atgaggaaggaaaccCAGCCTAAGAAAGCAGAACAACACTTGCTTCACATGCTCCTCATGGACTGAACAGACGGCTGCCTCAATCAGAAGACAGTGAGCGCAGTGTCCTCCCAAACAAAG CTGACATTGGACACCATGAACTCCACAGTGATAAAGGGCATCAATGGGTCTGAGCGGTGCCCCAGGGACACGCGGATAGCACAGCTGGTGTTCCCGGTCATCTACACCATCATCTTCTTCACGGGCATCCTGCTCAACACCTTGGCCCTGTGGGTGTTCACTCACATCCCCAGCTCCTCCACCTTTATTGTTTATCTCAAAAATACTGTGGTGGCTGACTTGATTATGACGTTCATGCTTCCATTTAAAATCCTCTCTGACTCACACCTCGGACCCTGGCAACTCAGGGCTTTTGTGTGTCGTTTCTCTGCGGTCATCTTTTACGAGGCCATGTATGTGGGCATCCTACTGTTAGGCTTCATAGCCTTCGATAGATTCCTGAAGATCATCAGGCCCTTTGGAAAATTTTTTGTACAAAAACCTACTTTTGCGAAAATGATCTCGACCTTCATCTGGCTCTTTTTATTCTTCATCTCTCTGCCGAATATAATATTGAGCAACAGGGAAGCAACACCATCAACTGTGAAAAAGTGTGCCTCCTTAAAGGGTCCAATGGGGCTGAAATGGCATCAAGTGGTGAACTACATATGCCAGGTCATTTTCTGGACTGTGTTTGTCCTGATGCTTCTGTTTTATGTGGTGATTGCAAAAAAAGTATACGACTCTTACAGAAAGGCCAGAAGTAAGGACAGCAAACACAACACAAAGCTGGAAGGTAAAGTGTTTGTTGTTGTGGCTGTATTCTTTGTGTGTTTTGCTCCATTTCATTTTGCCAGAGTTCCATACACTCAGAGTCAAACCAACAGTAAGACTGACTGCAGGTTGCAAAATCAACTGTACATAGCTAAAGAAACAACCCTCTTTTTGGCAGCAATTAACATTTGCATGGATCCCATAATATACATATTCCTATGTAGGAAATTCACAGAAAGGCTATCGTGTATGAGAGGGAGGAAGATCACATCCTCAACCCAAGAAACTCGTACTATTCAGACAGACAATATAACTCTAGGCTGA